In Oryza sativa Japonica Group chromosome 2, ASM3414082v1, the following are encoded in one genomic region:
- the LOC4330143 gene encoding GATA transcription factor 7, with amino-acid sequence MTHQALIPSTPPSAFSPASHFLHASSSSSPSLSSHAVVATAAAAMSSFAHHHHGSLVEKDGRMSALRSSLRPYEAAEEMAAAAAAGGPAAAWGAVERGAGMMGDGFSVEDLLDLEELCEVDRDGGEQGEAAAAAAAAVEKERSSDSHGSSVVSYEPMPLLPPVMDLPAHDVEELEWVSRIMDDSLAELPLPQLPAAAAALAACGKPQHRRPHEGAASALLDPMRTPTICALSTEALVPVKSRRSKRSRASVWSLSGAPLSDSTSSSSTATTSSCSSSASFSPFLQYVDFPALVASDLLDEQPRSKKSKHGKNGKQKPKKRGRKPKHQQPPHLAAAAGGGAALPATGDRRCSHCGVQKTPQWRAGPEGAKTLCNACGVRYKSGRLLPEYRPACSPTFVSSLHSNSHRKVLEMRRKKETPVIVAAAAPAVASF; translated from the exons ATGACCCACCAGGCGCTCATCCCTtccacccctccctctgccTTTTCCCCTGCTTCCCACTTCctccacgcctcctcctcctcctcgccttcgcTTTCCtcccacgccgtcgtcgccaccgccgccgccgccatgtcgtcGTTCGCGCACCACCACCATGGCTCGCTG GTGGAGAAGGACGGGAGGATGTCCGCGCTGAGGAGTAGCCTTAGGCCGTACGAGGCGGCCGAGGagatggccgcggcggcggccgccggcgggccggcggcggcgtggggggcggtggagagggGGGCAGGGATGATGGGGGACGGGTTCTCGGTGGAGGACTTGCTGGACCTTGAGGAGCTCTGTGAGGTGGAcagggacggcggcgagcaaggcgaggcggcggcggcggcggcggccgccgtggaGAAGGAGAGGTCTAGTGACTCCCATGGCTCATCGGTGGTGTCGTATGAGCCcatgccgctgctgccgccggtgaTGGACCTGCCG GCGCATGACGTGGAGGAGCTTGAGTGGGTGTCCCGTATCATGGACGACTCGCTCGCCGAGCTCCCGCTGCCGCAgctccccgcggcggcggcggcgttggcggcgtgCGGCAAGCCGCAGCACCGGCGGCCGCACGaaggcgcggcgtcggcgttgtTGGACCCTATGCGCACCCCGACCATTTGCGCGCTGTCGACGGAGGCGCTGGTGCCGGTGAAGTCGCGGCGGAGCAAGCGGTCGCGTGCCTCCGTGTGGTCGCTCTCCGGCGCGCCCCTGTCCGactcgacgtcgtcgtcgtccaccgcGACAACCTCGTCCTGCTCGTCGTCGGCCTCCTTCTCGCCGTTCCTCCAGTACGTGGACTTCCCCGCGCTAGTCGCCTCCGACCTGCTCGACGAGCAGCCGCGCTCCAAGAAGTCCAAGCACGGCAAGAACGGCAAGCAGAAGCCCAAGAAGCGCGGGCGCAAGCCGAAGCACCAGCAgccgccgcacctcgccgccgccgccggcggcggcgccgccctccccgccacGGGCGACCGCCGCTGCAGCCACTGCGGCGTCCAGAAGACGCCCCAGTGGCGCGCCGGCCCCGAGGGCGCCAAGACGCTCTGCAACGCCTGCGGCGTCCGCTACAAGTCGGGCCGCCTCCTCCCGGAGTACCGGCCGGCCTGCAGCCCGACGTTCGTCAGCAGCCTGCACTCCAACTCCCACCGCAAGGTGCTCGAGATGCGCCGCAAGAAGGAGACCCCCGTCAtcgtggcggccgccgcgccggccgtcgCCTCTTTCTAG